One Bradyrhizobium zhanjiangense DNA segment encodes these proteins:
- a CDS encoding FAD-binding oxidoreductase produces the protein MQNAPADVGFLLPLSLGAEGSCRIGGNIGTNAGGLSVVRYGMTRDLLLGIEAVLADGTVVSDMRKLRKNNTGYDVKQCFVWGLSALSPAQCCVSRLCRSTARLPG, from the coding sequence GTGCAGAACGCTCCGGCGGATGTCGGGTTTCTGTTGCCGCTCAGCCTCGGCGCGGAAGGCAGTTGCCGGATCGGCGGTAACATCGGCACGAACGCCGGCGGGCTGTCAGTCGTCAGGTACGGGATGACGCGCGATCTGCTGCTCGGGATCGAGGCGGTGCTGGCGGACGGCACGGTGGTCTCCGACATGCGCAAGCTGCGGAAGAACAACACCGGCTATGACGTCAAGCAGTGCTTCGTTTGGGGACTCTCGGCATTGTCACCGGCGCAGTGTTGCGTCTCGCGCCTTTGCCGGTCCACCGCGCGACTGCCTGGCTGA
- a CDS encoding alanine racemase, which yields MLRVEMDRADAPDAGPGEMAATIGALATPALLLDKDRLDRNLARLSSRMARQGVVLRPHLKTAKSIDVARRAHRSGAGPITVSTLAEAEYFAQHGFRDMTYAVGLAPHTADRAMRLRKAGIDIKVLLDSPEQAAMLAAAGRAAGVTPSAFVEIDCDGHRGGLTATDSKLIAVAAALAEAGVKIAGILTHAGESYGLSTPAALVAAAENERAVAVAAATTLRAAGHECPVVSVGSTPTAHFAEDLTGVTEMRAGVYMFFDLVMHGIGVCTTDDIAISVLATVIGEKPEKGWILVDAGWMALSRDRGTAAQRVDQGYGLVCDVAGKVYSDLIVSHASQEHGILAIRPGSGQALPDLPIGAKVRILPNHACATASQHELYNVVSAGSDAIEARWPRMRGW from the coding sequence ATGCTGCGGGTGGAGATGGACAGGGCAGATGCCCCGGACGCCGGTCCGGGCGAAATGGCCGCAACGATCGGCGCGCTGGCAACACCGGCTCTCCTGCTCGACAAGGACCGGCTGGATCGCAATCTCGCGCGCCTGTCCTCTCGTATGGCTCGGCAAGGCGTCGTGTTGCGTCCCCATCTGAAGACAGCAAAATCCATCGACGTTGCCCGACGCGCCCATCGGTCCGGGGCGGGACCAATCACCGTCTCCACCTTGGCGGAAGCGGAATATTTCGCGCAGCACGGCTTCCGGGACATGACCTATGCCGTAGGACTTGCTCCTCACACCGCCGACAGAGCAATGCGCCTGCGGAAAGCAGGCATCGACATCAAGGTGCTGCTGGATTCGCCTGAGCAGGCCGCCATGCTCGCCGCGGCCGGTCGCGCAGCCGGTGTGACACCATCCGCCTTCGTCGAGATCGACTGCGATGGTCACCGCGGCGGGCTGACGGCGACCGATTCCAAGCTCATCGCCGTCGCGGCGGCGCTCGCCGAGGCCGGCGTCAAGATCGCCGGCATTCTCACCCATGCCGGCGAATCCTACGGCCTCAGCACGCCCGCCGCCCTTGTCGCCGCTGCGGAGAACGAGCGCGCCGTGGCCGTCGCCGCCGCAACGACGTTGCGCGCGGCCGGCCATGAGTGTCCCGTCGTCAGCGTCGGTTCGACGCCGACAGCGCATTTCGCCGAAGACCTGACCGGCGTCACGGAAATGCGGGCCGGCGTCTACATGTTCTTCGATCTGGTGATGCACGGCATCGGCGTCTGCACCACCGACGACATCGCCATCTCGGTGCTCGCCACCGTGATCGGCGAGAAGCCCGAGAAGGGTTGGATTTTGGTCGATGCAGGCTGGATGGCGCTGTCGCGCGACCGCGGCACCGCGGCGCAGCGGGTCGACCAGGGGTACGGTCTGGTCTGCGATGTGGCCGGCAAGGTCTATTCCGACCTGATTGTTTCGCATGCGAGCCAGGAGCACGGCATCCTCGCCATCAGGCCCGGCTCGGGTCAGGCTTTGCCCGACCTTCCGATCGGCGCGAAGGTCAGGATTTTGCCCAATCACGCCTGTGCAACGGCGTCGCAACACGAACTGTACAACGTCGTCTCCGCCGGCAGCGACGCGATCGAAGCACGATGGCCACGGATGCGCGGCTGGTAG
- a CDS encoding aldehyde dehydrogenase family protein, with product MTSPLRHLTEAGFLGKFYIDGEWRKPIGSVAAAATVVNPATEQPIAEVTLGDDDDVDCAIAAARRAFPGWSMTPPGDRAALLDRVHGLLLQRLELFAQALTCEMGAAITYARRAQVPLAAEHIRVARDNLANYPFIAARGSTAIMREAIGVCGLITPWNWPLYQITAKVGPALAAGCTVVLKPSELSPLSALLFAEVMDDAGCPPGVFNLVNGTGPIVGTRLASHPQVDMISITGSTRAGVLVAQAAAPTVKRVAQELGGKSPNIILPDADLSRAVPLGVGAAFRNLGQSCSAPTRMLVSRAQMEEVETLAAAAASKLVVGDPLVESTTHGPIANRPQFERVQTMINVGLNEGAKLVIGGPGRPDDLQIGFYARPTIFSDVRRDMRIAQEEIFGPVLAIIPYESVDEAIAIANDTVYGLGAHVQGTDMETMRILAGQIQSGQVHLNYPDWDPKAPFGGYKRSGNGREYGREGMEEYLETKAVLGFYR from the coding sequence ATGACCTCGCCCCTTCGACACCTGACGGAAGCCGGCTTCCTCGGAAAATTCTACATCGACGGAGAATGGCGGAAGCCGATCGGATCAGTCGCGGCAGCAGCAACCGTCGTCAATCCGGCGACGGAGCAGCCGATCGCCGAGGTTACGCTCGGCGATGACGATGATGTGGACTGCGCCATTGCAGCTGCCAGACGAGCCTTCCCGGGCTGGTCCATGACACCGCCTGGTGACAGAGCGGCGCTGCTCGACCGGGTTCATGGTTTGCTCCTCCAGCGGCTGGAGCTGTTCGCGCAGGCGCTTACGTGCGAGATGGGAGCTGCCATCACCTATGCCCGGCGCGCTCAGGTGCCGCTGGCCGCCGAACATATCCGTGTCGCCCGCGACAATCTCGCGAATTATCCGTTCATCGCCGCGCGCGGCAGCACGGCGATCATGCGAGAGGCGATCGGTGTCTGCGGGCTCATCACCCCCTGGAACTGGCCTCTCTACCAGATCACGGCCAAGGTCGGCCCCGCGCTCGCGGCCGGTTGCACGGTGGTGTTGAAGCCGAGCGAATTGTCGCCGCTGAGCGCCTTGCTATTCGCTGAGGTCATGGACGATGCCGGTTGTCCGCCCGGCGTCTTCAACCTCGTTAATGGAACAGGTCCGATCGTCGGCACTCGTCTGGCGTCGCATCCGCAGGTGGACATGATCTCGATCACCGGCTCGACGCGCGCCGGCGTTCTCGTCGCGCAAGCGGCAGCGCCCACCGTCAAGCGCGTTGCCCAGGAGCTCGGCGGCAAGTCGCCGAATATCATCTTGCCGGACGCCGATCTCAGCCGTGCCGTTCCGCTCGGCGTCGGTGCCGCCTTCCGCAATCTCGGCCAATCCTGCAGCGCACCGACGCGCATGCTCGTGTCTCGCGCACAGATGGAAGAGGTCGAGACCTTGGCGGCCGCGGCCGCTTCAAAACTGGTTGTCGGCGATCCCCTTGTGGAAAGCACGACTCATGGCCCGATTGCCAACCGGCCGCAGTTCGAGCGCGTGCAGACCATGATCAATGTGGGTCTGAACGAAGGCGCCAAGCTCGTCATCGGCGGGCCGGGGCGGCCCGACGACCTTCAGATTGGCTTCTATGCGCGTCCAACCATCTTCTCGGACGTCCGTCGCGACATGCGGATCGCGCAGGAGGAGATCTTCGGCCCGGTGCTGGCGATCATTCCCTACGAGTCGGTCGACGAGGCGATCGCGATCGCCAACGACACCGTCTACGGCCTCGGCGCCCATGTGCAGGGCACTGATATGGAGACGATGCGGATCCTCGCCGGACAGATCCAGTCGGGTCAAGTTCATCTCAATTATCCTGACTGGGACCCCAAAGCTCCCTTTGGCGGCTACAAGCGTTCCGGCAACGGTCGCGAATACGGCCGCGAGGGCATGGAGGAGTATCTGGAGACCAAGGCCGTTCTCGGATTTTACCGGTGA
- the tdh gene encoding L-threonine 3-dehydrogenase — MKALVKAAAEPGLWLDERGIPQIGPDDVLIKINKTGICGTDIHIYAWDEWAQRTVPVPMVVGHEYAGEIAEVGANVTKFAIGQRVSGEGHVVGMSSRAARGGRFHLDPETRGIGVNIPGAFAEYLRLPAFNVVPLPDAIDDEIGAILDPLGNAVHTALSFDLVGEDVLITGAGPIGIMSAAVARHVGARHVVITDVNPHRLALASGVADVVPVDVSKEDLRSVAQRLGMKEGFDVRLEMSGAPAAFDQMVENLVMGGKIAMLGIPARPATVDWTKLVFKMLTVKGIYGREMFETWHKMLAMLESGLDIRKIITHRLPVTEFKTGFEIMRTGNCGKIVLDWKA, encoded by the coding sequence ATGAAAGCTCTTGTCAAAGCAGCCGCCGAACCCGGGCTCTGGCTCGACGAACGGGGGATTCCGCAGATCGGACCGGATGACGTTCTCATCAAGATCAACAAAACCGGGATCTGCGGCACGGATATCCATATCTACGCCTGGGATGAGTGGGCGCAGCGGACCGTCCCTGTCCCGATGGTCGTCGGCCATGAATATGCAGGCGAGATCGCCGAAGTGGGCGCGAACGTCACGAAGTTCGCGATTGGGCAGCGCGTTTCGGGTGAGGGCCATGTTGTCGGCATGAGCAGCCGCGCTGCGCGAGGAGGGCGGTTTCACCTGGATCCTGAAACGAGGGGGATCGGCGTCAATATTCCCGGAGCTTTTGCTGAATATCTGCGTTTGCCCGCCTTCAATGTCGTGCCGCTCCCTGATGCGATCGATGACGAGATCGGGGCCATCCTCGATCCGCTCGGCAACGCCGTCCACACCGCGTTGTCGTTCGACCTCGTCGGCGAGGATGTGCTCATCACCGGGGCAGGTCCCATTGGCATCATGAGCGCCGCCGTTGCCAGGCATGTCGGTGCGCGGCACGTCGTGATTACCGACGTCAATCCGCATCGTCTGGCATTGGCATCTGGTGTCGCTGACGTCGTTCCCGTCGACGTGAGCAAGGAAGATCTTCGGTCTGTAGCGCAGCGCCTCGGCATGAAGGAAGGGTTCGATGTCCGGCTGGAGATGAGCGGTGCGCCGGCCGCGTTCGACCAAATGGTTGAAAATCTGGTGATGGGCGGCAAGATCGCCATGCTTGGTATCCCTGCTCGACCCGCGACTGTCGACTGGACCAAGCTTGTCTTCAAGATGCTCACCGTCAAGGGAATCTACGGTCGAGAGATGTTTGAGACCTGGCACAAGATGCTCGCAATGCTCGAGAGCGGTCTCGACATCCGCAAAATTATAACGCACCGCCTGCCGGTCACAGAGTTCAAGACCGGATTTGAGATCATGCGCACCGGCAACTGCGGCAAGATCGTGCTGGACTGGAAGGCGTGA
- a CDS encoding amidase — MTKPVISAREIAADVTAGRTSAVGTARAALARIEAAKSLNAVVTIDPSRTLADAAAVDDRLRAGEAMPLAGVPIVVKDNIWTGGWRVTQGSRLFADFVAPQDAIAIERLRKAGAVVVGIGATSEFASKGVTTSPLFGPTRHPLDPALTPGGSSGGPAVAVAAGLVPLAIGTDAGGSSRRPPAHVGVAGFKPSYGAIPYGPGFAEPFFGLSVIAPIATDVADIALAFKTMAGADRRDPDSASIAQETSDVAGLRIAFSPRLGLDVVVDDAVANGLVSAVERLSAAGLHIMRDEPVWPAGVTEDAIMPLQHAGLAALYGEPFRKDPTVFDPDIAKQIERGLSWSGAEVAGALLASTAIAKTFAAFFGEIDLLLTPTVPCVAWPLTQFGPDMIGGKAASPRAHAVFTPFVNHARLPAISISCEADRCGLPFGLQIIAARGQDLTLLEAAQEIEAILRT, encoded by the coding sequence ATGACAAAGCCGGTCATTAGCGCGCGCGAGATTGCGGCCGACGTTACGGCCGGGCGGACGAGTGCGGTCGGAACCGCCAGGGCCGCCCTCGCTCGCATCGAGGCTGCGAAGAGCTTGAACGCTGTGGTCACGATAGATCCCTCGCGCACGCTTGCCGATGCCGCCGCCGTCGACGATCGGCTGCGCGCGGGCGAAGCGATGCCGCTTGCCGGCGTCCCCATTGTGGTCAAGGACAACATCTGGACCGGCGGCTGGCGCGTGACACAGGGCTCACGCCTGTTTGCCGATTTCGTCGCGCCGCAGGATGCGATCGCAATCGAGCGGTTGCGCAAGGCCGGAGCCGTCGTTGTCGGCATCGGGGCAACCTCCGAGTTCGCGAGCAAGGGCGTGACGACCTCACCGCTGTTCGGGCCGACGCGGCACCCGCTCGACCCCGCGTTGACTCCCGGTGGCTCATCGGGCGGTCCGGCTGTCGCCGTCGCAGCCGGCCTCGTGCCGCTCGCGATCGGCACCGATGCGGGCGGCTCCAGTCGCAGGCCGCCAGCCCATGTCGGTGTCGCCGGCTTCAAGCCGTCCTACGGCGCAATTCCTTATGGACCGGGCTTCGCCGAGCCGTTCTTCGGTCTCTCTGTCATCGCGCCGATCGCCACCGACGTCGCCGACATCGCGCTGGCGTTCAAGACCATGGCCGGCGCCGATCGGCGCGATCCGGATTCGGCGAGCATCGCGCAAGAGACCTCCGACGTCGCCGGTCTACGCATCGCATTCTCACCTCGCCTCGGCCTCGATGTCGTCGTTGATGATGCCGTCGCGAACGGGCTCGTTTCTGCCGTCGAGCGTCTCTCGGCCGCAGGATTGCACATCATGCGAGACGAACCCGTCTGGCCGGCGGGCGTGACGGAAGATGCCATCATGCCGCTCCAGCATGCGGGCCTTGCCGCGCTTTATGGCGAGCCGTTCCGCAAGGACCCGACCGTCTTCGATCCCGATATCGCCAAGCAGATCGAGCGGGGGCTGTCGTGGTCAGGCGCCGAGGTGGCCGGAGCGCTGCTCGCAAGCACTGCAATCGCCAAGACCTTTGCGGCGTTCTTTGGCGAGATCGACCTGCTGCTGACGCCGACCGTCCCATGCGTCGCGTGGCCACTGACGCAGTTCGGCCCTGACATGATCGGCGGAAAAGCCGCCAGCCCACGCGCCCACGCGGTGTTCACGCCTTTCGTCAATCATGCCCGCCTGCCGGCGATTTCGATTTCGTGCGAAGCCGATCGGTGCGGACTTCCATTCGGCCTTCAGATCATCGCCGCGCGCGGACAGGACCTTACGCTGCTCGAAGCAGCGCAAGAGATCGAAGCCATATTGCGAACGTAA
- a CDS encoding glycine C-acetyltransferase, with the protein MAPTLEGRIRELLSQIQAEGLYKHERLITGAQAGRIRVVSKSSERELVNLCANNYLGLTDHPEVIAAAKRGLDEFGFGMASVRFICGTQTLHRELERTIARYLDKDDAILFAACFDANGGVFEPLLETDDAIISDSLNHASIIDGVRLCKAKRYRFANGDMNELEDRLKEADRDGARFKLIATDGVFSMDGYVAKLPAICALAERYGAVVMVDDCHATGHLGEAGRGTPTLTGTRRQVEIVTGTLGKSLGGAMGGFVAASQPFVDLLRQRARPYLFSNSLAPAVAAGSIKAIQIAETADDRRQLLAAHTRRFRSGLEKAGFELLAGETPIIPVMLHDARLAQDMAAALDERGIYVAAFFYPVVPKGKARIRTQMSAALSEKDVEQAVDAFADAGKALGVI; encoded by the coding sequence ATGGCGCCGACCTTAGAAGGCCGAATTCGCGAGCTTCTTTCGCAGATCCAGGCGGAGGGCCTCTACAAGCATGAGCGGCTGATCACTGGCGCGCAAGCGGGCCGGATCCGCGTCGTTTCGAAGTCCTCCGAGCGCGAACTCGTCAATCTTTGCGCGAACAACTATCTGGGTCTTACCGATCATCCCGAAGTCATCGCAGCCGCAAAGCGAGGCCTGGATGAGTTCGGGTTTGGCATGGCATCCGTGCGCTTCATCTGCGGTACGCAAACCCTGCACCGCGAACTCGAGCGCACGATCGCTCGCTATCTGGACAAGGATGACGCCATCCTGTTCGCGGCCTGCTTCGACGCCAATGGCGGGGTCTTCGAACCGCTTCTAGAGACCGACGACGCCATCATTTCTGATTCTCTCAATCACGCTTCAATTATCGACGGAGTGCGTCTTTGCAAGGCGAAGCGCTACCGCTTCGCCAACGGCGACATGAACGAGCTCGAGGATCGGCTCAAGGAGGCGGACAGGGACGGAGCCCGGTTCAAATTGATCGCCACTGACGGCGTGTTCTCGATGGACGGATACGTGGCCAAGCTCCCCGCCATTTGCGCCTTGGCCGAGAGGTACGGTGCTGTCGTTATGGTCGATGATTGCCATGCCACCGGTCATCTCGGCGAAGCAGGTCGCGGCACGCCGACGCTGACGGGCACAAGGAGGCAGGTCGAGATTGTCACGGGGACGCTCGGTAAGAGCCTCGGCGGCGCGATGGGAGGCTTCGTCGCGGCGTCGCAACCGTTCGTCGATCTGCTTCGACAGCGAGCGCGTCCATATCTCTTCTCCAACAGCCTCGCCCCGGCAGTGGCGGCGGGATCGATCAAGGCGATCCAGATCGCGGAAACAGCCGACGACCGCCGGCAGCTTCTTGCTGCGCATACACGGCGCTTTCGGTCGGGCTTGGAAAAGGCTGGCTTCGAACTGCTCGCGGGAGAGACGCCAATCATTCCGGTCATGCTGCACGACGCGCGCCTGGCGCAGGATATGGCAGCCGCGCTGGATGAACGCGGCATCTACGTCGCCGCGTTCTTCTATCCCGTCGTCCCCAAAGGAAAGGCGCGGATCAGGACACAGATGTCCGCCGCCCTGAGCGAAAAGGACGTTGAACAGGCCGTCGACGCTTTCGCCGACGCCGGCAAAGCGCTTGGCGTGATTTGA
- a CDS encoding NAD(P)/FAD-dependent oxidoreductase, whose protein sequence is MSPHVEHIHSDERLPAEADVVIVGGGILGSTAAYYLAKRGLSVALLEKGHVACEQSSRNWGWCRQQNRDRRELPLSVLSMRLWDELTRNINRDLGFRRCGLVYATHDEAVLAGWERWREVAREYDVDTRVLSRAEVAERVPEARDKWVGGTYSERDGKAEPALAAPAIADAARTLGATIHQGCAARALDLANGKIAGVHTEKGYIRTNAVLCAAGAWSSRFLRPLGVSFPQASIRQTALRSTPTINIGEAVSTPYCTITRRLDGSYTLAISGKANLEITPQAIRYSREFMPQFLRRLKNVRLGIGQSFVSGPDSMPALLTNDDRIFEQNRVLDPAPLKWLVSQVVESVRKTFPQLGEIKLDSAWGGFVDCTPDAVPVVSQVDGVEGLVLAAGCSGHGFGLGPGLGFLAAQLVVNDTPCVDPTPFRLSRLVDGSKLDIAAI, encoded by the coding sequence ATGTCGCCCCACGTCGAGCACATTCACAGCGATGAGCGTCTCCCGGCCGAGGCCGACGTCGTCATCGTCGGCGGCGGCATCCTCGGCTCTACGGCCGCCTATTACTTGGCGAAGCGCGGCCTCTCTGTGGCGCTCCTCGAGAAGGGCCACGTCGCCTGTGAGCAATCGAGCCGAAACTGGGGTTGGTGCCGCCAGCAGAACCGCGACCGGCGCGAACTGCCGCTCTCGGTGCTGTCCATGCGGCTGTGGGACGAACTCACGCGGAATATCAATCGGGACCTCGGATTTCGACGCTGCGGTCTCGTCTATGCGACCCACGACGAGGCTGTGCTCGCCGGCTGGGAAAGGTGGCGCGAGGTCGCCAGGGAGTACGACGTCGACACCCGCGTGCTGAGCCGGGCGGAGGTGGCCGAGCGCGTCCCCGAAGCGCGCGACAAATGGGTCGGCGGGACCTATTCGGAGCGGGACGGAAAGGCCGAACCTGCGCTCGCTGCGCCGGCTATCGCCGATGCGGCCAGAACTCTGGGTGCCACGATCCACCAGGGATGTGCCGCACGGGCGCTCGACCTGGCCAATGGCAAGATTGCGGGCGTGCACACGGAAAAGGGCTACATCAGAACCAACGCGGTGCTGTGCGCCGCCGGCGCCTGGTCCTCGCGCTTCCTTCGGCCGCTTGGGGTCAGTTTCCCCCAAGCGAGCATCCGGCAGACCGCGCTGCGTTCTACCCCGACAATCAACATCGGCGAGGCAGTCTCGACGCCATACTGCACGATTACGCGCCGACTGGATGGCAGCTACACGCTTGCGATCAGCGGCAAGGCGAACCTCGAAATCACGCCCCAGGCTATCCGGTATAGCCGGGAATTCATGCCGCAGTTCTTGCGTCGCCTGAAGAACGTCAGGCTCGGCATCGGCCAATCGTTCGTCTCGGGGCCGGATTCAATGCCGGCGCTGCTGACCAACGACGACCGGATCTTCGAACAGAATCGCGTGCTGGATCCCGCGCCCTTGAAATGGCTGGTGAGCCAAGTGGTGGAGAGTGTCCGGAAAACCTTCCCACAACTCGGCGAAATCAAGCTCGATAGCGCCTGGGGCGGCTTCGTCGATTGCACGCCGGATGCAGTGCCCGTGGTGTCGCAGGTGGACGGGGTGGAAGGCCTCGTGCTCGCGGCGGGCTGCTCGGGTCACGGCTTCGGTTTGGGCCCGGGGCTCGGCTTTCTGGCCGCACAGCTCGTCGTCAACGACACGCCTTGCGTTGATCCCACACCGTTCCGGCTGTCGCGTCTGGTCGACGGCTCGAAGCTGGACATCGCCGCCATCTGA
- a CDS encoding hydroxyisourate hydrolase: protein MAGGISIHAVDVASGRPAQGLRVEIWRIDPDSVRVADGRLGANGVLDHSVAQGAGVTAGEYEVLFHLGEFFGERDAFLTVTPFRFRIKNVDEHFHLPLKFTRWGYSLFRGA from the coding sequence GTGGCAGGCGGCATTTCCATTCACGCGGTCGATGTGGCGAGCGGACGGCCCGCGCAGGGGCTGCGCGTCGAGATCTGGCGGATCGATCCGGATTCGGTGCGCGTCGCCGACGGACGGCTCGGCGCCAATGGCGTGCTCGATCATTCCGTTGCGCAAGGTGCCGGTGTGACGGCAGGCGAGTATGAGGTGCTGTTTCATCTCGGCGAGTTCTTTGGCGAGCGCGACGCCTTCCTGACCGTGACGCCGTTCCGCTTCCGCATCAAGAACGTTGACGAGCATTTCCATCTGCCGCTGAAATTCACGCGCTGGGGCTATTCGCTGTTCCGCGGGGCCTGA
- a CDS encoding FAD-binding oxidoreductase, whose protein sequence is MGEKRRNGSVKHDISVPISSIQRFLNLAGSQVRSYDADLELSVYGHVGDGNLHYNVLVPPDLDRLEFTKRIEGSLSLQLYDTAAALGGTFSAEHGVGRFKKHLLERYGDVGRIAAMRRIKTAFDPADIMNAGAIVCPLGEKSAR, encoded by the coding sequence ATGGGCGAGAAGCGCCGGAACGGATCGGTCAAGCACGACATCTCGGTACCGATTTCCTCCATTCAGCGCTTTCTCAATCTGGCCGGCTCGCAGGTGCGATCGTACGACGCCGACCTTGAACTGTCCGTCTACGGCCATGTCGGCGACGGCAATCTGCACTACAACGTGCTCGTTCCTCCCGATCTCGACCGGCTGGAGTTCACCAAGCGGATCGAAGGCAGCCTGTCGCTGCAACTCTACGACACGGCTGCGGCGCTCGGCGGCACGTTCAGCGCGGAGCACGGCGTCGGCCGTTTCAAGAAGCACCTTCTGGAACGGTACGGTGATGTCGGGCGTATCGCGGCGATGCGCCGGATCAAGACCGCCTTTGATCCGGCGGACATCATGAACGCCGGCGCGATCGTTTGCCCATTGGGAGAGAAGTCTGCCCGTTGA
- a CDS encoding ABC transporter permease — protein MSGRKRTWEAISFELVMTVIAVIALVIIIAPSLVVLIVSFTSGFSLRFPPPGYSLRWYAELWNAWQLHFAAKNSLIVALWATGLSVALGVAAALAISRSRTLSARLLDSLFMSPLVLPALAFGLAALMLFSLVGLPVSLLTLVIGHTVVCVPYVVRNTVAALAQLEPTLLESSAVLGASRLYTFRRIVLPLIRPGIIAGAFIAFMSSFDNVPVSLFLRDAATDMLPIRMWQDLEGKLDVTIAALSGVLIIATVALVAVMERVTGLSRRLTN, from the coding sequence ATGAGCGGCCGCAAGCGCACCTGGGAGGCGATCAGCTTCGAGCTCGTCATGACCGTGATCGCCGTGATCGCGCTTGTTATCATCATCGCGCCTTCGCTCGTGGTGCTGATCGTCTCCTTCACCAGCGGCTTCTCGCTGCGCTTCCCGCCGCCGGGCTATTCGCTGCGCTGGTACGCCGAGCTGTGGAATGCCTGGCAGTTGCACTTCGCCGCGAAGAACAGCCTGATCGTGGCACTGTGGGCGACCGGCCTGTCCGTCGCCCTCGGCGTCGCCGCGGCGCTCGCGATCTCGCGATCGCGCACGCTGTCGGCGCGGCTGCTCGATTCCCTCTTCATGTCGCCGCTGGTGCTGCCCGCGCTTGCCTTCGGCCTCGCCGCCCTGATGCTGTTTTCGCTGGTCGGCCTGCCGGTGTCGCTGCTGACGCTGGTGATCGGCCACACCGTGGTTTGCGTCCCCTATGTCGTGCGCAACACGGTCGCAGCGCTCGCCCAGCTCGAGCCGACCCTGCTTGAAAGCTCGGCGGTGCTGGGCGCGAGCCGCCTCTACACCTTCCGCAGGATCGTGCTGCCGCTGATCCGGCCCGGCATCATCGCGGGCGCCTTCATCGCTTTCATGTCGTCCTTCGACAACGTGCCGGTGTCGCTGTTCCTGCGCGATGCCGCAACCGACATGCTGCCGATCCGGATGTGGCAGGACCTCGAAGGCAAGCTCGATGTCACCATCGCCGCGCTGTCGGGCGTGCTGATCATCGCCACCGTCGCGCTGGTAGCGGTCATGGAGCGCGTCACGGGCCTGTCGCGGCGGCTGACGAACTGA
- a CDS encoding GNAT family N-acetyltransferase produces the protein MTAAAYPVGQRDNEDVALLPFARAHLEGALKLSQEMSWPYRIEDWDVALQLGHGFVLQRDGTVIGTAAWWPYGETHASAGMIIVAKAAQGRGYGARLMDALLTSARPRTIALNSTPEGMTLYRRRGFVPIGIIHQHHGIPRQSQGTPRSGLRPIAASEFEAIARLDRAATGLERRQLLNRLFDSGDGYVLVRDGLLCGYAISRLFGRGHVIGPVVAESPTDARALIEFTIARLGPVFVRIDIPASSQLGDWLESIGLQRVSDATTMVLGTPAPWVGPARIFGLANQSFG, from the coding sequence ATGACAGCCGCAGCTTATCCAGTCGGGCAGCGCGACAATGAGGACGTGGCCCTGCTTCCTTTCGCCAGAGCGCATCTGGAAGGCGCCCTGAAGCTCTCGCAGGAGATGTCCTGGCCCTACCGCATCGAGGATTGGGATGTCGCGCTGCAGTTGGGCCATGGCTTTGTTCTGCAGCGCGACGGGACGGTGATCGGAACCGCGGCGTGGTGGCCATACGGCGAGACTCATGCGTCCGCCGGCATGATCATCGTTGCAAAGGCCGCTCAGGGCCGTGGCTATGGGGCCCGGCTGATGGATGCGTTGCTGACGTCCGCGCGCCCGCGGACCATCGCGCTGAATTCGACGCCGGAAGGCATGACGCTGTATCGCCGCCGTGGCTTCGTCCCGATCGGGATCATCCACCAGCATCACGGAATTCCCCGCCAAAGCCAAGGAACGCCGCGATCAGGCCTCAGACCAATCGCCGCATCGGAGTTCGAGGCGATCGCGCGGCTCGACCGCGCGGCCACAGGGTTGGAGCGGCGGCAGTTGCTGAATCGGCTGTTTGACAGCGGTGACGGCTATGTCCTGGTGCGTGACGGCTTGCTTTGCGGCTACGCCATCTCTCGCCTTTTCGGGCGTGGGCATGTCATCGGTCCCGTCGTGGCCGAAAGCCCGACCGATGCGCGCGCGCTGATCGAATTCACGATCGCGCGGCTCGGGCCTGTCTTCGTCCGGATCGATATTCCAGCCTCCTCGCAGCTCGGGGACTGGCTCGAAAGCATCGGCCTTCAACGCGTCAGCGATGCCACGACAATGGTGCTGGGAACGCCGGCTCCATGGGTTGGGCCGGCGCGCATATTCGGTCTCGCCAACCAGTCATTCGGCTAG